Proteins from a single region of Hermetia illucens chromosome 3, iHerIll2.2.curated.20191125, whole genome shotgun sequence:
- the LOC119651681 gene encoding probable salivary secreted peptide, translating to MKCSIALSLFLLAICAYQVSTQSHNVTFGTIRANDTLLDRELVVKKYKLLQIVSDDYEYPRKGYYNSFNITGIRCTDQYTNGDGGNATLLKGGPGANEVKLHLKSKRNHGFKFVIEVYGRA from the exons ATGAAGTGTTCAATTGCTCTCAGTTTATTCCTTTTGGCCATCTGCGCCTACCAAGTATCAACACAAAGTCACAATGTTACCTTCGGGACGATTAGAGCAAATGATACCCTCTTGGATCGGGAACTGGTAGTGAAGAAATATAAACTCCTTCAAATTGTCAGCGATGACTATGAGTATCCTCGCAAG GGTTACTATAATAGTTTCAATATCACTGGCATTCGCTGCACTGATCAATACACTAATGGCGATGGAGGAAATGCTACCTTGTTGAAGGGCGGTCCAGGAGCCAATGAAGTCAAACTTCATTTGAAGTCAAAGCGAAATCATGGATTTAAATTCGTTATTGAAGTTTATGGAAGAGCATAA